Proteins from a genomic interval of Oxyura jamaicensis isolate SHBP4307 breed ruddy duck chromosome 7 unlocalized genomic scaffold, BPBGC_Ojam_1.0 oxy7_random_OJ75087, whole genome shotgun sequence:
- the LOC118157609 gene encoding uncharacterized protein LOC118157609, whose translation PVKDVGDMLPSQLLKMLLPFMLNETLLHSLNLSDSSADWHRLPVFSHLLPTVSTWNSSIYGLLKAGGNASDSSEWRHVSRLWHATGKVLTTKWNLTEVDEYVKLLEIMKKALILVDLGVAHGKTLVHKIFHNSTGGMKSSDLNDLFSLLKLLFNSTSATNSTLELERIFQEVVPLYEIDGRGLFYTNPQGKEYQDILTTAAVIWNQIILNRTHFNTEKAWEVIKMIALHAISLEDIENYPSINEEVSSLFSDFLLTPITSENFAEQLSSLEQLLAAVAKVNTSDHYLLISSLSKLMQKLQSSPHGRLGNELHTFLQIAEIVQSMNWDSIDSLTFRSLLDILQNLVSAMKSDSSLPLSKELKQLIRIMSSVFELYDEVNPGGANISIYLQALQRSIRILKDLQKSYDISELETVIRYFDFYSNYVQRLYEIWRAGMKVLHDPSLNRTVEEKIGIVVHVSQMLLDGEFSESSLQHTASLKAKVADLMYLVLSPFLENSDGSSRTILNCSAQDVLHIAAQVLFENTTLSKSLARSPCKALFDFLDMERGTLHNESFTKLFQLAISNLKLSPEFASVYKNSSERFSRELSCTIQSLQFTLHLLSKFKLVSELENSWVQEKMTALSAVVEGLLQSNASCPIPVKD comes from the coding sequence CCAGTCAAAGATGTGGGTGACATGCTCCCATCTCAGCTTTTGAAGATGCTCCTTCCTTTCATGCTGAATGAAACACTACTACATTCCTTAAATTTATCTGACAGCTCAGCAGACTGGCATAGGCTGCCTGTGTTTTCCCATCTGTTACCGACTGTTTCCACTTGGAACAGCAGTATATATGGCCTGCTAAAGGCTGGGGGAAATGCTTCCGACAGCTCCGAGTGGAGACATGTCTCACGGCTCTGGCATGCCACTGGCAAAGTGTTGACCACCAAATGGAACCTGACAGAAGTGGATGAGTATGTGAAACTCTTGGAAATTATGAAAAAAGCTCTAATTCTTGTGGACTTGGGGGTAGCTCATGGAAAAACATTAGTGCACAAGATTTTTCATAATTCCACTGGAGGAATGAAATCGTCAGATCTGAAtgatttatttagtttattaaAACTCCTTTTCAATTCAACTTCTGCCACAAACAGCACTCTGGAGTTGGAAAGAATATTTCAGGAAGTAGTCCCACTGTATGAGATTGATGGTAGAGGACTGTTTTACACTAATCCCCAAGGGAAAGAATATCAAGATATTCTAACCACGGCTGCAGTGATTTGGAATCAGATCATCTTAAACAGGACTCATTTTAATACAGAGAAAGCTTGGGAGGTTATCAAAATGATTGCACTTCATGCAATCTCGCTTGAAGACATAGAAAATTATCCCAGCATAAATGAAGAAGTGTCATCATTATTTTCTGACTTCTTGTTGACCCCtataacttctgaaaattttgcagagcagctctcGTCCCTCGAACAGCTTCTTGCTGCCGTGGCAAAGGTGAATACCAGTGATCATTATCTGCTGATCTCTTCTTTGTCTAAGCTAATGCAGAAACTCCAGAGTTCCCCTCATGGAAGGCTGGGAAATGAACTTCACACTTTCTTGCAGATTGCTGAAATTGTCCAGTCCATGAACTGGGACAGCATAGACAGTCTTACTTTCCGCTCACTTCTAGACATACTGCAAAATCTGGTCAGTGCCATGAAAAGTGACTCCAGTCTTCCTCTCAGTAAGGAACTTAAGCAGCTAATACGCATTATGTCCTCTGTATTTGAGCTGTACGATGAAGTCAACCCTGGGGGAGCCAACATCTCCATATACTTGCAAGCCTTACAAAGGAGTATCcgtattttaaaagatttgcaGAAAAGTTATGATATCAGTGAGCTGGAAACTGTTATCcgatattttgatttttatagtAACTATGTCCAGAGACTGTATGAAATATGGAGAGCAGGCATGAAAGTCCTTCATGACCCCAGCTTAAATAgaacagtggaagaaaaaataggcATTGTTGTTCATGTCTCGCAGATGCTGTTGGATGGGGAGTTTAGCGAGTCTTCCTTACAGCACACTGCTTCTCTGAAGGCCAAAGTGGCAGATCTCATGTACTTAGTCTTGAGCCCTTTCCTTGAGAATAGCGATGGCAGTTCCAGGACAATCCTGAACTGCTCCGCTCAGGATGTGCTCCACATAGCAGCTCAGGTGCTTTTTGAAAATACCACCCTAAGCAAGTCCTTAGCCAGGAGCCCCTGCAAAGCACTCTTTGATTTCCTGGACATGGAGAGAGGAACTCTGCACAACGAAAGCTTTACCAAACTGTTCCAGCTTGCCATATCGAACCTGAAACTGTCTCCAGAGTTTGCTAGTGTCTACAAGAACAGCAGCGAACGCTTCTCCAGGGAGCTGTCGTGCACCATCCAGTCTCTGCAGTTTACTCTGCACCTCCTTTCCAAATTTAAGCTCGTCTCTG